A stretch of Megalobrama amblycephala isolate DHTTF-2021 linkage group LG14, ASM1881202v1, whole genome shotgun sequence DNA encodes these proteins:
- the LOC125246403 gene encoding myelin regulatory factor-like protein: MDVLGENEALQQFFNGQDVSGVLESAAVDTSILEQYLSNETDPTFMLPESPPDSGSERSSPPQIQEQSSQDMYSQSEDSFPPPCSFKDRKPEHCGGAGLMYDVGRTLGNHIKAVSPASVPQYCLNTAESYIQATTSHNANIHGIPQYTQCSPMGLSAGHMPTNAAAASSCVPHAIHPETVYPYMPPKHDQHIGNFLHKNKKRRRSNSFDGHTEQRMCTDTVWAKPSFCSESGSYEAQSYDSDATGGSPASSVHQLLTWDQYQPSQWCSLHNSRSETLPPPGYHVDTDKGFSYSTADEAFVCQKKNHFQVTVHIGMVGDPRFVRTPAGLMPVESFHVKVFGVKLEAQNHFITIEQSQSDRSKKPFLPVRVNLPGDKITKVTLGRLHFSETTANNMRKKGKPNPDQRYFMMVVGLYATVKEDSFLLVANVSERIIVRASNPGQFENDSDVLWQRGQIPESVVCHGRIGINTDSPDEALVVCGNAKIMGNVMHPSDRRAKQNIQEVDSTEQLKRIAQMRIVEYDYKPEFASRMGIDQRHETGIIAQEVRELLPSAVREMGDITCINGEKIDQFLMVDKEQIFMENVGAVKQLCKLTDNLENRIQELEVWNTRLAKLKTLGSVRSNSGPPAKGKINKKTTPHSELPPTKSPPLQSSKNYFCGRYHNCLQHRVFQASIIMLVTTMALCVICITALYMLTLQEDIGFNNSLNNSNNIPPYTTTTALTTVFSTALPGSSPPDIDFSNVFYSDEVYCCPSTLINNHNTQMTETTVPSDFLSHPTINLRKSLEEKWLENLPEKLKNSTDWTNTTIHSIRITQNQQIIDQQYCQRENCGKGNYTYIIPLSKNTPPNMPITLQMNTPELLVIHLCSHDESEQCSSVLDYSSPEPNTALNTQGYIHRWTLAVANHYRSSYHFRSSVAGLADCSTDPNYAEILFTDYHFKFFRRCD, encoded by the exons ATGGATGTTCTTGGGGAAAATGAGGCACTGCAGCAGTTTTTTAATG gccaAGATGTAAGTGGTGTGTTGGAGAGTGCTGCGGTAGACACCAGTATTCTGGAACAGTATTTGAGCAATGAGACAGATCCCACTTT CATGTTACCCGAGTCACCACCAGATTCAGGATCAGAACGTAGTTCTCCACCACAAATACAAGAACAAAGCAGCCAGGACATGTATAGCCAATCAGAAGACTCCTTCCCTCCACCTTGTTCCTTTAAAGACAGAAAACCTGAGCACTGTGGTGGTGCAGGACTTATGTATGATGTTGGCAGAACCCTTGGGAACCACATCAAAGCCGTTTCACCTGCTTCGGTACCTCAGTACTGTCTCAACACAGCTGAGAGTTACATACAGGCAACCACGTCCCATAATGCAAACATCCATGGTATCCCGCAGTATACTCAGTGCTCACCGATGGGTCTTTCAGCAGGACATATGCCAACTAATGCTGCTGCGGCCTCCTCATGTGTGCCCCATGCTATCCACCCAGAGACTGTGTACCCTTATATGCCCCCAAAACACGACCAACATATAGG AAATTTCTTACacaaaaataagaaaagaaGAAGGTCAAACTCTTTTGATGGGCACACAGAGCAGCGCATGTGCACCGACACGGTTTGGGCCAAACCGTCATTCT GTTCAGAGAGTGGATCATATGAAGCACAGTCTTATGACAGTGATGCCACTGGTGGAAGTCCAGCAAGCAGTGTGCACCAGCTGCTCACATGGGACCAGTATCAGCCCAGTCAGTGGTGCTCGCTCCACAACAGCAGATCTGAAACGCT ACCACCTCCAGGTTACCATGTAGATACTGATAAGGGCTTCAGCTACTCCACAGCTGATGAAGCCTTTGTCTGCCAGAAGAAGAACCACTTCCAGGTGACGGTTCACATAGGGATGGTTGGAGATCCCAGATTTGTCAGAACCCCAGCAGGTCTCATGCCCGTGGAGAGCTTCCATGTGAAGGTGTTTGGGGTCAAG CTTGAAGCACAGAATCATTTCATCACCATCGAGCAGTCCCAGTCAGATCGCAGCAAGAAGCCTTTTTTGCCGGTCAG AGTAAATTTGCCAGGAGACAAAATCACCAAGGTGACATTAGGACGCTTACACTTTAGTGAAACTACGGCGAATAACATGAGGAAAAAGGGCAAACCCAATCCTGATCAGAG GTACTTTATGATGGTGGTTGGTCTGTACGCTACTGTGAAAGAAGACAGTTTCCTGCTGGTTgcaaatgtttctgaaagaatcaTTGTCAGG GCCTCCAATCCAGGTCAGTTTGAGAATGATAGTGACGTGCTCTGGCAAAGAGGACAGATCCCAGAGTCTGTGGTGTGTCATGGGAGGATCGGCATCAACACAGACAGCCCCGATGAGGCTTTGGTGGTTTGTGGGAACGCCAAGATAATGGGCAATGTCATGCATCCCTCAGACAGAAGAGCCAAACAAAACATTCAGGAA GTGGACTCAACAGAGCAGCTTAAGAGGATAGCTCAGATGAGAATTGTGGAGTATGATTATAAACCAGAGTTTGCCTCAAGGATGGGGATTGACCAACGTCATGAAACGG GAATCATAGCACAGGAAGTCAGAGAACTCCTGCCTTCGGCTGTGAGAGAGATGGGTGATATCACTTGCATAAACGGGGAGAAGATCGATCAGTTTCTTATGGTGGACAAA GAGCAGATTTTTATGGAGAACGTGGGTGCTGTGAAGCAGCTGTGTAAACTCACAGATAACCTTGAGAATCGTATTCAAGAGCTTGAGGTCTGGAACACTCGTCTGGCCAAACTGAAGACGCTGGGTAGCGTGCGCTCCAACAGTGGCCCTCCTGCTAAAGG gaaaatcaacaaaaaaacCACACCTCATTCAGAACTTCCACCAACAAAGTCACCGCCACTGCAGTCTAGCAAA AACTACTTCTGTGGGAGATATCATAATTGTCTTCAACACCGAGTATTCCAAGCTAGCATCATCATGCTAGTAACAACAATGGCTCTTTG TGTCATTTGTATTACTGCACTCTATATGTTAACATTACAAGAGGACATTGGCTTCAATAACAG TctcaacaacagcaacaatatACCACCTTACACTACAACAACAGCACTGACCACAG TGTTCTCCACCGCCCTTCCTGGTTCCAGCCCTCCAGACATCGATTTCTCCAATGTGTTTTATTCAGATGAGGTCTACTGCTGTCCTtcaacattaattaataatcataacaCCCAGATGACAGAAACAACCGTCCCGTCTGACTTTCTTTCACACCCAACCATCAATCTGAGAAAATCACTTGAAG AGAAGTGGTTAGAAAACCTGCCAGAGAAACTCAAAAATTCTACTGATT GGACAAACACAACTATACATTCCATCCGAATAACGCAAAATCAACAAATTATAGATCAGCAGTACTGTCAGCGAGAGAACTGTGG GAAGGGAAACTACACGTACATCATTCCCCTCAGTAAAAACACCCCACCCAACATGCCCATAACCCTCCAAATGAA